Proteins from a single region of Aureibacter tunicatorum:
- a CDS encoding beta-ketoacyl-ACP synthase III: MKKITAAITGVHGYTPEYVLTNQELERMVDTNDEWITTRTGIKERRILKGENAGTSVLGIKAAQGLLEKTGTKPEDIDLIICSTVTPDMMFPATANIISHGIGAENAFSFDMNAACSGFLFALTTGAQYIETGKYKKVIVIGADKMSSIIDYTDRQTCILFGDGAGAVLLEPSEDGLGVIDSILKTDGIGEKSLHMKAGGSRKPASIETINNKEHFVFQDGSTVFKFAVSKMADVSEEIVNKNNLSHEDIAWLVPHQANKRIIDATARRIGLDENKVMLNIQKYGNTTSATIPLCLWDYESKLKKGDNIILAAFGGGFTWGSIYIKWAYNPIQ, translated from the coding sequence ATGAAAAAAATAACAGCAGCAATAACAGGCGTGCATGGTTACACTCCTGAGTATGTCCTAACCAATCAGGAACTGGAGAGAATGGTGGACACAAATGATGAATGGATAACAACGCGTACAGGCATCAAAGAGAGAAGAATACTTAAAGGGGAAAATGCCGGCACATCAGTGTTGGGGATCAAGGCTGCTCAAGGGCTGCTTGAAAAAACCGGCACCAAACCTGAAGACATCGACTTGATTATTTGCTCTACGGTAACACCAGACATGATGTTCCCTGCGACAGCCAATATCATCTCTCATGGCATAGGCGCTGAAAACGCATTCAGCTTCGACATGAATGCTGCTTGCTCAGGCTTCTTATTCGCGCTAACTACCGGCGCTCAATATATCGAAACGGGGAAATATAAGAAAGTTATCGTCATAGGCGCCGACAAAATGTCTTCGATCATTGACTATACAGATCGCCAGACATGTATTCTTTTCGGAGATGGTGCTGGCGCGGTTCTTCTGGAACCAAGTGAAGACGGACTTGGCGTGATTGATTCTATCTTAAAAACTGATGGAATAGGCGAAAAATCACTGCATATGAAAGCAGGAGGAAGCCGCAAACCCGCTAGCATTGAAACGATAAACAATAAAGAGCACTTTGTCTTCCAAGACGGTTCTACTGTATTCAAATTCGCTGTATCCAAAATGGCCGACGTTTCTGAGGAGATTGTCAACAAGAACAATCTTAGCCATGAAGACATAGCTTGGTTGGTGCCTCACCAAGCCAACAAGCGAATCATTGATGCCACAGCTAGAAGAATTGGCCTTGATGAAAACAAAGTGATGTTGAATATTCAAAAATACGGAAATACAACCAGTGCGACGATACCTTTGTGCCTTTGGGACTATGAGTCCAAACTAAAAAAAGGCGACAATATCATACTCGCTGCATTTGGTGGTGGATTTACTTGGGGCTCTATTTATATCAAATGGGCATATAATCCAATACAATAG
- the rpmF gene encoding 50S ribosomal protein L32: MAHPKRKTSKTRRDKRRTHVKATAATLSVCPTTGETHLRHRAYWHEGKLYYKGKVYMEKEVAV; encoded by the coding sequence ATGGCACATCCAAAACGTAAAACGTCGAAAACAAGAAGAGATAAAAGAAGAACTCACGTAAAAGCAACTGCTGCTACGCTTTCTGTTTGCCCTACTACAGGCGAGACTCACTTGAGACACAGAGCTTACTGGCACGAAGGCAAACTTTACTACAAAGGAAAAGTTTACATGGAAAAAGAAGTTGCTGTATAA
- a CDS encoding DUF177 domain-containing protein: MRKLEVKDLKDFNINIVNLKEGTHQYDFIIEDSFFKNFDHSLTDKGSLKIDLTLEKTSNVIAANFHIEGFVELICDRSLEAYEYNLKSDRKILFKFSESEQESNDEIIFLHPAVHEYNFSTLCYEFIMLEIPFKKLHPKYQDEEEWEDGERLIYSSETASEEIEEKEENKSDSEAVDPRWEALKKLSNNKEN; this comes from the coding sequence TTGAGGAAGCTAGAAGTGAAAGATTTAAAAGACTTCAATATTAACATTGTCAATCTTAAAGAAGGAACCCATCAATATGATTTCATTATTGAAGATTCCTTTTTCAAGAATTTCGACCATAGCCTTACTGACAAAGGCAGTTTGAAAATTGACTTGACGTTGGAAAAGACAAGCAATGTCATTGCCGCCAACTTTCATATTGAAGGCTTTGTAGAGCTGATTTGCGATAGAAGCCTTGAAGCGTATGAATACAACTTGAAATCGGATAGAAAAATTTTGTTTAAATTTTCCGAATCCGAACAAGAAAGCAATGATGAAATTATATTTCTACACCCTGCGGTGCACGAATACAACTTCTCAACGCTATGCTACGAATTCATAATGCTTGAGATTCCTTTTAAAAAACTTCATCCCAAATATCAAGATGAAGAAGAATGGGAAGATGGAGAAAGGCTGATATACAGCAGCGAAACTGCTTCCGAAGAGATTGAGGAGAAAGAAGAGAATAAAAGTGACAGCGAAGCTGTTGACCCTAGATGGGAAGCGCTAAAAAAACTGTCTAACAATAAAGAAAATTGA
- the pdxA gene encoding 4-hydroxythreonine-4-phosphate dehydrogenase PdxA, which translates to MSSKSNHTKNQLPKIGITIGDINGIGPEVIIKALSDQRILNFFTPIIYGSSKVLAFYKKKLKLDDFSYHQAKTIDQINPKKVNVLNIWQDNVEVKPGTDNEDGGKYALMSIQQSSEDLKKGLIQAIVTAPINKNNIQADDFKFAGHTEYYQQLDQADDSVMLLCHEGLRVGVITGHIPLSKVSESITAEKLKSKIKTLIKSLKRDFGIAKPKIAIMGLNPHAGEEGLLGEEENNVIIPAINEFKQQGELVYGPYPSDGFFGMSQYKRFDAVLAMYHDQGLIPFKTIAFDAGVNFTAGLQLIRTSPDHGTAYNIAGKNLADETSMSQAIFMAYDIIKARTETSEKPSKPNPKAALPKGKNDYQESDEDILVEDLEKETQDHKLEDLDDVIENKSNKNKEEKPKQSSNHKGRSKKPFIPRRKSAVNKGDQKKGE; encoded by the coding sequence ATGAGCAGCAAATCTAATCATACAAAAAACCAACTTCCCAAAATAGGCATAACCATTGGGGACATCAACGGCATCGGCCCGGAAGTGATCATAAAAGCTCTTTCAGACCAACGCATACTCAATTTTTTCACTCCAATCATTTATGGATCGTCCAAAGTTCTGGCATTTTACAAAAAGAAACTGAAGCTTGATGACTTCAGCTATCATCAAGCCAAAACTATCGACCAAATCAATCCCAAGAAAGTCAATGTGCTGAATATCTGGCAAGACAATGTTGAAGTAAAGCCCGGCACAGACAACGAAGATGGAGGAAAATACGCATTAATGTCCATCCAACAATCTTCAGAGGATCTTAAAAAAGGATTGATACAAGCAATTGTCACTGCGCCTATAAATAAAAACAACATACAAGCAGATGATTTCAAGTTCGCGGGACACACAGAGTATTACCAACAACTTGACCAAGCAGATGACTCAGTGATGCTCTTATGCCATGAAGGCCTTAGAGTCGGCGTCATCACTGGCCACATTCCTCTAAGCAAGGTAAGTGAAAGCATTACCGCCGAAAAACTTAAAAGCAAGATAAAAACGCTTATCAAAAGCTTAAAACGCGACTTTGGCATCGCCAAACCTAAAATCGCTATCATGGGCCTCAACCCGCATGCTGGCGAAGAAGGATTGCTAGGTGAAGAAGAGAACAACGTGATCATTCCAGCCATCAATGAATTCAAGCAACAAGGAGAACTAGTATACGGACCATACCCTTCCGACGGCTTTTTTGGAATGTCTCAATACAAAAGATTCGACGCAGTATTAGCGATGTATCATGATCAAGGACTTATTCCTTTCAAAACTATCGCATTTGACGCTGGTGTTAACTTTACCGCCGGGCTTCAATTAATTCGAACTTCGCCTGATCATGGCACCGCATACAATATTGCAGGCAAAAATTTAGCTGATGAGACATCCATGAGCCAAGCGATATTCATGGCATATGACATAATCAAAGCCCGTACAGAAACTTCGGAAAAACCAAGCAAACCAAATCCAAAAGCGGCTCTGCCAAAAGGAAAAAACGATTATCAAGAGTCAGACGAGGACATATTGGTTGAAGATCTAGAAAAAGAAACGCAAGATCACAAGCTTGAGGATCTTGATGACGTTATTGAAAACAAAAGCAATAAAAATAAAGAAGAAAAACCTAAACAGTCTTCCAATCATAAAGGTAGATCAAAGAAACCATTCATTCCTAGACGCAAATCCGCTGTAAACAAAGGAGATCAAAAAAAGGGAGAATAA
- the rsmA gene encoding 16S rRNA (adenine(1518)-N(6)/adenine(1519)-N(6))-dimethyltransferase RsmA, with product MKQVRAKKHLGQHFLEDLMIAENIVDSLTGHGGYKQVLEVGPGMGVLTQFLVPKRDYETTLVDIDKESIAYLNERFPMLRGRIIDGDFLRMNFKEMFDPKMAIIGNFPYNISSQIFFKILENKDQVTEAVGMVQKEVAERIASPPRKKAYGILSVFLQAYFDVEYLFTVGPEVFTPPPKVDSAVLRLRRNNVEKLDCDEKLFFRVVKQGFQNRRKTLRNALKPMGLSDELREDEVLSLRAEQLSVQDFVDLTNKIANS from the coding sequence ATGAAACAAGTAAGAGCAAAGAAGCATTTAGGACAACATTTTCTTGAAGATTTGATGATCGCAGAGAATATTGTGGATTCGCTGACTGGGCATGGTGGATATAAGCAAGTATTGGAAGTAGGACCGGGAATGGGGGTTTTAACTCAATTTTTGGTGCCAAAGCGAGATTATGAAACCACTCTTGTGGATATCGACAAGGAGTCTATTGCTTATTTGAATGAAAGATTCCCAATGCTTAGGGGCAGAATTATCGATGGGGATTTTTTGAGAATGAATTTCAAGGAAATGTTTGATCCCAAGATGGCTATAATAGGCAATTTTCCATACAATATTTCTTCGCAAATATTTTTCAAAATTTTGGAAAATAAAGATCAAGTAACGGAAGCTGTGGGGATGGTGCAGAAAGAAGTTGCAGAAAGGATTGCTTCGCCTCCGAGAAAAAAGGCTTACGGTATCTTGAGTGTGTTTTTGCAAGCATATTTCGATGTTGAGTATTTGTTCACAGTAGGGCCGGAAGTTTTTACTCCTCCTCCAAAGGTGGATTCGGCTGTCTTAAGGTTGAGACGAAATAATGTCGAGAAGTTGGATTGCGATGAGAAATTGTTTTTTAGAGTTGTGAAGCAAGGCTTTCAAAACCGAAGAAAGACTTTGAGAAATGCTTTGAAACCTATGGGCTTGAGTGATGAACTGAGAGAAGACGAGGTTTTGTCATTGCGAGCGGAACAACTTTCAGTTCAGGATTTTGTTGATCTTACGAATAAAATAGCTAATTCATGA
- the mgtE gene encoding magnesium transporter, with protein MIPNVPFEVSIEYVQLLRQAVEEKESEFIRSSMDGVLPADITSVLEELEAEECKYVLQQLDMEVSAEILAELQEDLRKDFLSYFKDEELAAYLEEMDSDDAVDILNELSLEDREKVIAYIHSEEKISNILDLLRYDDDCAGGLMAKELIKVNYNWNVVQCIEEIRRQAENVEKVYTLYVVDDADKLMGKVSLKKIILASDHVRIKDLYDSEVVSVETYLKEEEVSQIMRKYDLEVVPVVNLRGTLVGRITIDDILDVITETVEEERQMMAGISEDVEEADSVWVLSRARLPWLVIGMGGGMLAAQFMGMFDSDISLVPALATFVPLITATGGNVGLQSSSLVLQSLANPSIFEDKLLKRLWKVLLVALMNGLVLSTCVFVINYFVGQAILLAVVVSVALFSVVLLASLLGTITPIVMDKLDLNPALASGPFITIANDLLGLGVYFSVAHLLFF; from the coding sequence ATGATTCCAAATGTACCCTTTGAAGTAAGTATTGAGTATGTGCAGCTCCTTAGGCAAGCGGTGGAAGAGAAAGAGAGTGAATTTATAAGGAGTAGCATGGACGGAGTCCTGCCTGCGGATATTACTTCTGTTCTTGAAGAATTGGAAGCGGAGGAATGCAAGTATGTGCTTCAGCAACTGGATATGGAAGTGTCCGCTGAAATATTAGCCGAACTGCAAGAGGATCTCCGCAAAGATTTTTTGAGTTACTTCAAGGATGAGGAGCTAGCCGCGTATTTGGAAGAAATGGATTCCGATGACGCTGTGGATATTCTCAATGAACTGTCTTTGGAGGATAGGGAGAAAGTAATTGCTTACATCCATAGCGAGGAGAAGATCTCCAATATCCTCGACTTGTTGCGCTACGATGATGATTGTGCAGGGGGATTGATGGCGAAGGAGCTTATCAAAGTCAACTACAATTGGAATGTAGTGCAATGCATTGAGGAAATCAGAAGGCAGGCGGAGAATGTTGAGAAGGTTTACACATTGTATGTGGTTGATGACGCGGACAAGTTGATGGGTAAAGTGTCATTGAAAAAAATAATATTGGCTTCGGATCATGTGAGAATAAAAGACCTGTATGATTCCGAAGTAGTGTCTGTGGAAACATACCTCAAAGAAGAGGAAGTCTCTCAGATAATGAGAAAGTACGATTTGGAAGTTGTGCCGGTGGTTAATCTAAGAGGTACGCTAGTGGGGAGGATTACGATTGACGATATCTTGGATGTGATCACTGAAACTGTGGAGGAAGAGCGTCAGATGATGGCGGGTATCTCTGAGGATGTGGAAGAAGCGGATAGTGTTTGGGTTCTTTCTCGTGCAAGACTGCCTTGGTTGGTCATTGGTATGGGCGGAGGCATGCTTGCCGCTCAGTTTATGGGGATGTTTGATTCGGATATTAGCTTGGTTCCCGCGCTTGCGACTTTTGTCCCTTTGATAACAGCTACAGGCGGAAATGTAGGGTTGCAATCCTCTTCCTTGGTTTTGCAAAGCTTGGCGAATCCTTCGATTTTTGAAGATAAGTTATTGAAAAGATTGTGGAAGGTGCTTCTAGTAGCTTTGATGAATGGTTTGGTGCTGTCGACTTGCGTGTTTGTGATCAATTATTTTGTAGGGCAAGCTATCCTATTGGCGGTAGTTGTTTCAGTGGCTTTGTTTTCAGTAGTGTTGCTGGCTTCGCTATTGGGGACGATTACGCCTATAGTCATGGACAAGCTCGATCTGAATCCTGCATTGGCGTCAGGTCCATTTATCACCATTGCTAATGATTTATTGGGCTTGGGCGTATATTTTTCAGTGGCTCATTTGTTGTTTTTTTAA
- a CDS encoding 2-hydroxyacid dehydrogenase has protein sequence MKILVIDKMHDSITSLLGQKGFEVDYKPKISRSEILDTVHAYDGMVVRSKTPIDKELIDKAVNLKFIARAGAGIDQLDVQELENKGVRIVNAPEGNRDAVGEHTIGMLLCLFNNIVQGDAQVRKGIWDREGNRGVELMGKTVAIIGYGNMGRAFAQRLKCFGCDVLAFDKYKENYSDEYATEATWDEIFQKADILSLHTPLTFETKEMIDSELLNKFAKDIYIINVARGEIAPFSVLEEALKSGKLKGALLDVLENEKLAKLTDDQKENFENLVKRDNVLFSPHVAGWTHESYRKINEVLTEKIAQLFE, from the coding sequence ATGAAAATACTTGTTATTGATAAGATGCACGATAGCATCACGTCTTTGTTGGGACAAAAAGGCTTTGAAGTGGACTATAAGCCTAAAATTAGCAGAAGTGAAATATTAGACACAGTTCATGCTTATGACGGCATGGTAGTGAGAAGCAAGACGCCTATTGATAAGGAGCTTATAGATAAGGCGGTTAATTTGAAATTTATAGCAAGAGCAGGAGCGGGCATTGATCAGCTTGATGTGCAAGAGCTTGAAAATAAAGGTGTGCGAATCGTTAATGCTCCTGAAGGAAATAGGGATGCTGTGGGTGAGCATACCATTGGCATGTTGCTTTGTTTGTTTAATAATATTGTGCAAGGTGATGCTCAGGTTCGAAAAGGAATCTGGGATCGAGAAGGCAATCGCGGTGTGGAGTTGATGGGGAAGACTGTCGCGATTATTGGATATGGCAATATGGGTAGAGCTTTCGCTCAGCGATTGAAGTGTTTTGGTTGCGATGTGTTGGCTTTTGACAAGTATAAAGAGAATTACAGTGACGAGTACGCAACAGAGGCGACTTGGGATGAGATTTTTCAAAAGGCTGATATTCTAAGCTTGCATACGCCATTGACTTTCGAAACGAAAGAAATGATAGATAGCGAGCTTTTGAATAAGTTTGCCAAGGATATATATATAATCAATGTCGCTCGAGGAGAGATTGCTCCTTTTTCTGTATTGGAGGAAGCTTTGAAGAGTGGTAAGCTAAAAGGAGCCTTGCTTGATGTGTTGGAGAACGAGAAATTGGCGAAGCTTACCGATGATCAGAAGGAGAACTTTGAAAACTTGGTAAAGAGAGATAATGTGCTGTTTAGCCCTCATGTGGCTGGTTGGACGCATGAATCTTATCGAAAGATAAATGAAGTTTTGACGGAGAAAATCGCTCAATTGTTTGAATAA
- the greA gene encoding transcription elongation factor GreA gives MAGLSYYTEEGLKKLKDELQELKTKGRADIAKQIAEARDKGDLSENAEYDAAKDAQGLLEMKIAKLGEVVANARILREGDIDTSKVSLLSKVRIKNLKVNKEVTYTLVSEEEADLKTGRISIKSPIGKGLVGKKVGEVALVKAPAGEIKFEVMEIGM, from the coding sequence ATGGCTGGTTTATCATATTACACAGAAGAAGGACTTAAGAAATTGAAGGATGAGCTTCAAGAGTTGAAAACTAAGGGCAGAGCTGATATCGCTAAGCAAATCGCTGAAGCAAGGGATAAGGGTGATTTGAGTGAGAATGCTGAATACGATGCCGCTAAGGATGCTCAAGGCCTTTTGGAAATGAAAATTGCCAAATTAGGAGAAGTAGTTGCTAATGCTAGAATTTTGAGGGAAGGTGATATCGATACGTCTAAAGTGTCTTTGTTGTCTAAAGTCAGAATTAAAAACTTGAAAGTTAACAAAGAGGTTACTTATACTTTGGTTTCGGAAGAAGAGGCTGATTTGAAAACGGGCAGAATTTCAATTAAGTCGCCTATAGGCAAAGGTCTTGTGGGTAAAAAAGTTGGAGAAGTTGCTTTGGTGAAAGCTCCTGCCGGAGAAATTAAGTTCGAGGTTATGGAGATTGGTATGTAA
- a CDS encoding HIT family protein, with product MASIFTKIINREIPAYIIAEDENHIAFLDVFPLVKGHVLVVPKKEVDYIFDLEDEQYASLHMFAKKVAHAVKEAMPCLRVGEAVIGLEVPHVHIHLIPMQVMDDMNFSRPKLKLSEEEFEDARNKIVEAYEKL from the coding sequence ATGGCTTCTATTTTTACCAAAATTATTAATCGTGAAATACCAGCGTATATTATCGCTGAGGATGAAAATCATATAGCTTTTTTGGATGTCTTTCCTTTAGTGAAAGGCCATGTGCTAGTAGTGCCCAAAAAAGAGGTAGACTATATCTTTGACTTGGAAGATGAGCAGTACGCTTCATTGCATATGTTTGCGAAGAAAGTAGCGCACGCAGTCAAAGAAGCTATGCCTTGTTTGAGAGTGGGAGAAGCTGTGATTGGCTTGGAAGTGCCGCATGTGCATATTCACTTGATACCTATGCAGGTAATGGATGATATGAATTTTAGCAGGCCAAAGTTAAAGCTTTCGGAAGAGGAATTTGAAGATGCGAGGAATAAGATCGTGGAGGCTTATGAGAAGCTCTAA
- the ruvC gene encoding crossover junction endodeoxyribonuclease RuvC has protein sequence MGIDPGTSIMGYAVIMIKGKNISVMQYGVIHLKKYASHELKLKKIFDRVLSLIEEYLPDEMALEAPFFGKNVQSMLKLGRAQGIAMAAALSREIPITEYAPRKIKKAITGNGAASKEQIARSLQQQLGLNDIPEHLDATDALGVALCHHYNSGVLPSITTSSKKSSKPTNSKTSKSNSWDDFIQSNPNRIKK, from the coding sequence ATGGGCATCGACCCAGGAACAAGCATCATGGGTTATGCTGTCATCATGATCAAAGGCAAAAATATTAGCGTGATGCAATATGGCGTCATTCATTTGAAAAAATACGCTTCGCATGAACTGAAGTTGAAAAAAATTTTCGATCGCGTCCTAAGTTTAATAGAAGAATACTTGCCTGACGAAATGGCTTTGGAAGCTCCATTCTTTGGGAAGAATGTTCAATCCATGCTGAAACTCGGTCGCGCCCAAGGCATTGCCATGGCTGCTGCATTATCACGAGAAATACCTATTACGGAATACGCTCCACGTAAAATAAAAAAAGCCATCACCGGCAATGGCGCTGCATCCAAAGAACAAATCGCTCGATCTCTTCAACAACAACTTGGATTAAACGACATACCAGAACATCTGGATGCGACTGACGCTCTCGGAGTCGCTCTTTGCCACCACTACAACTCCGGGGTTCTTCCAAGCATCACGACTTCAAGCAAAAAAAGCTCTAAACCCACAAACAGCAAAACTTCAAAAAGCAATTCTTGGGACGACTTCATCCAATCGAATCCTAATCGGATAAAAAAATAG
- a CDS encoding transporter produces the protein MEQLEFDILDELYFVLSFEKLMDEIDCESKDDLEVALRNMVDKGWVKVMSDVDTDMVEDELESCQYEHCYFLATKKGLFAHNTM, from the coding sequence ATGGAACAACTAGAATTTGATATTTTGGATGAGTTGTATTTCGTGTTGTCATTTGAAAAATTGATGGATGAAATCGATTGCGAATCTAAAGACGATTTGGAAGTGGCGCTTAGGAATATGGTTGACAAAGGATGGGTCAAAGTCATGTCCGATGTGGATACGGATATGGTTGAGGATGAATTAGAATCTTGTCAGTACGAGCATTGTTATTTTTTAGCGACCAAAAAAGGGTTGTTTGCTCATAATACTATGTAA
- a CDS encoding PP2C family protein-serine/threonine phosphatase: MENVISLESKYKLKELELNALLEITKAINNNLAEESLYRIYEFTLRASLNISKLALYVNDEIWKGKVNFGTKINFKDKELGKEFLELDGIHDLKEMKCDSDFKEFDKAIPVAHKTELLAVVFISYRKDKESAESLVNTDFVQALSNIMLVAIENKKLARKQMYQELINRELEIAEKVQKHLLPKSLPNEGNVQVAAKYQPHHSVGGDYYDLLKVSDEKYIVCIADVSGKGVPAALLMSNFQASLRTIVKKTHDLKEIVEVVNSQVHKGGNSENFITFFIAMIDKERKLMTYVNAGHNPPILFGKEGGAQLLKKGCTVLGFFEPLPFLEIGNVDLSGGFTLFCYTDGLTENFSPLGEEFGESRVISYLSGNINKDLEDIHQGLVYSLHEFKGDKQYDDDITLLSFRLKDIPSDDSA; this comes from the coding sequence ATGGAAAATGTAATCTCATTGGAGAGTAAATATAAGCTGAAAGAACTGGAATTGAATGCCTTGTTGGAAATAACCAAGGCAATCAATAATAATTTGGCAGAGGAGTCTTTGTATCGGATTTATGAATTTACATTGAGGGCAAGTTTGAATATCAGCAAGCTGGCTTTGTATGTGAATGACGAGATTTGGAAAGGGAAAGTGAATTTTGGCACAAAGATAAACTTTAAAGACAAGGAGTTAGGAAAGGAGTTTTTAGAGCTTGATGGAATTCATGACCTAAAGGAAATGAAATGCGACTCGGACTTTAAAGAGTTTGACAAGGCGATACCTGTTGCTCATAAGACAGAATTGCTTGCTGTCGTGTTTATTTCATATAGAAAGGATAAGGAAAGCGCTGAAAGCTTGGTAAATACCGATTTTGTGCAAGCTTTAAGCAACATCATGCTCGTGGCGATTGAGAATAAAAAATTGGCGAGAAAGCAAATGTATCAAGAGCTTATCAATCGAGAACTCGAAATTGCGGAGAAAGTGCAGAAGCATTTGTTGCCAAAGTCTTTGCCTAATGAAGGCAATGTTCAAGTAGCGGCGAAGTATCAACCTCACCATTCTGTAGGGGGAGATTATTACGACCTTTTGAAGGTTTCTGATGAAAAGTATATAGTTTGCATCGCGGACGTGTCAGGAAAAGGCGTTCCTGCCGCATTGTTGATGTCAAACTTTCAAGCTTCTTTAAGAACAATCGTTAAAAAAACTCATGACCTGAAAGAAATAGTGGAGGTAGTCAATTCTCAGGTGCATAAGGGAGGAAATTCAGAGAATTTTATCACATTTTTTATCGCGATGATTGACAAGGAGCGTAAGCTAATGACTTATGTGAACGCTGGTCATAACCCTCCAATATTATTTGGTAAAGAAGGAGGCGCTCAGCTTTTGAAAAAGGGCTGCACCGTGTTGGGCTTTTTTGAGCCCTTGCCGTTTTTGGAGATAGGAAATGTGGATTTAAGTGGAGGATTTACGTTGTTTTGCTATACTGATGGATTGACGGAGAATTTCAGTCCTTTAGGTGAGGAGTTTGGAGAGTCGAGAGTGATAAGCTATTTGTCTGGAAATATTAATAAGGACTTGGAGGACATTCACCAAGGCTTGGTTTATTCGCTTCATGAGTTTAAAGGGGATAAGCAATATGACGATGATATTACCCTTTTGTCGTTCAGGCTAAAAGATATTCCTTCTGATGATTCCGCATAA
- a CDS encoding polysaccharide deacetylase family protein: MIPHKVPELISDQFPELIWRKDSDKLYLTFDDGPIPRVTEWVLDVLREKGVKATFFWVGDNVRKYPELAHKVVDDGHAFGNHTFNHVVGTKVFDDFYRNNILLFEKQIDKEGLSDKYKKLFRPPHGRIRKSQIESLVNEYRIVMWDVLVADYLKYLPAELCLKLAIRNTNPGSVIVFHDSLKSEKLLKYVLPRYIDHFKSLGFSFDIL, translated from the coding sequence ATGATTCCGCATAAAGTGCCAGAATTAATCTCCGATCAGTTTCCTGAATTGATTTGGAGAAAGGATAGCGATAAGCTGTATTTGACTTTTGATGACGGGCCTATACCAAGAGTTACAGAATGGGTGCTGGATGTGTTGCGGGAGAAAGGAGTCAAAGCGACTTTTTTTTGGGTTGGAGATAATGTGAGAAAATATCCGGAATTGGCTCATAAAGTGGTCGATGATGGCCATGCTTTTGGAAATCATACATTCAATCATGTGGTAGGAACAAAAGTCTTTGATGATTTTTATCGCAATAATATTTTGCTTTTCGAAAAGCAAATTGATAAGGAAGGTTTGTCTGATAAATACAAGAAGCTGTTCAGGCCTCCTCATGGACGGATTCGTAAATCCCAGATTGAAAGTTTGGTAAACGAGTATCGTATTGTCATGTGGGATGTGTTGGTCGCTGATTATCTTAAGTATTTGCCGGCCGAGCTTTGTTTGAAATTAGCGATAAGAAATACTAATCCAGGTTCCGTGATAGTGTTTCATGACAGTTTGAAATCAGAAAAATTGTTAAAATATGTGTTGCCAAGATATATTGATCATTTCAAGTCTCTTGGTTTTAGCTTTGATATATTGTAA